DNA from Bacteroidota bacterium:
AACTACATCCCGAAAGCCCCGCTTAATCCCGATAATTATCGGGATGCGGGGGGATTAGTCCCTTTCTTTTGGACTATTATATATTGAGTTTCGGTATTAATTTTTCATACTCAATTTTTTGATGTTGTTCGGGATAGAAAGCCTTTCGTTAGTTCGGAGGGCTTTTTTTATTTTTATTTCCACTTTAAACCAATTGCCATTAGTTTTGTAGAAACTAAATAATGGATTTTGAAATAGGACAAATGGTCAATAACGAGCATATTATATTGTTTGATGGGGTTTGCAATTTATGCAATACCATGGTTCAGTTTGTAATTAAAAGAGACCCGAAGGCTAAATTCAAATTCGCTTCTTTACAGTCGGAAAGTGGGCAAGCAATATTGAAAAAATTTAATTTACCGGTCAATGATTTTAATTCATTTGTATATATACAAGGCGAACAATGTTATCTTCGCTCATCAGCAGCACTTAGGGTTGCGAAGGAATTGGGCGGAGCTTGGAAATTATTTTATGCTTTTATAATCATACCTAAATTTATCCGTGATTTTTTTTATAATATGATAGCAAAGCGGCGATATAGTATGTTTGGGAAACAGGATAGTTGTATGATACCTACATCTGAGTTAAAGAGTAGGTTTTTGGAGTGATAAATATTATATTGAAAACAGAATACCTTTGGCGTTTTGTCATGTCGATCTTGAACGCTTTCGGCAGAGACATCTCACTAATATAGTAGTTCCCTCGTTCCTCGGGAGGACAAAACCGCAAAAAAGAACTACACTAATTCACACCCCCAACTTCTCTTTCAAAGCATAATAGTTCCTATCCGTACTATTACGAGAAACCAATTCACCGATAAATCCTGCAAGGAATAATTGCACACCTATAATAATAGCAGTAAGAGCTAAGTAAAACAAAGGCTTATCAACGATATCTCGAACATCAGAATAACCGCGTATCGATGCACTCACTTTGTCCCAAATAAGTTTAATAGTTAATGCAAATCCAATCAGAAAAGAAATGCCACCCATAAACCCAAAAAAGTGCATGGGGCGTTTGCCGAATTTGCCCACAAAAAATATACTTAACAAATCCAAAAAACCATTCATGAATCGAGAAAGTCCAAATTTGGTAACACCATATTTTCTTGCTTGATGTACCACTTCTTTCTCACCTATTTTTTTGAAGCCAGCCCATTTGGCTATAACAGGAATATAACGGTGCATTTCGCCATATACTTCTATATTTTTCACTACTTCATGTTTATATGCTTTTAGTCCGCAATTAAAATCATGAAGTTCAATACCACTCATTTTGCGGGTAGCCCAATTGAATAATTTGGTAGGAATAGTTTTGGTTATTGGGTCATAGCGTTTGGCTTTCCATCCACTCACCAAATCAAAACCACCTTCCATAATCATTGTATATAATTCAGGGAGTTCATCGGGACTATCTTGCAAGTCGGCATCCATAGTAACTACCACTTTGCCTGCTGCATGATGGAACCCAACATTGAGTGCAGCAGACTTTCCATAATTTCTGCGAAATTGTATACCTTTTATATGGTTATTTTCTTGATGAAGTTTATTGATCACTTCCCAACTTTTATCTGTGCTGCCATCATCTACCATAATCACTTCGTAAGTGTGCTTGTGTTCATCCAAAACCCTTTTAATCCAAGCGGATAGTTCGGGCAACGATTCATCTTCGTTATATACAGGTACTATAATAGATATATCCAACATTAGGCTTTACGTTTAAATAAAAATAATGACGAAATTAAAGATAAAATGAAACCTACCATAAAGGTGAGCATATAAAAACTGAGGCAGGCAAGTATCGCTTTTTTGAAATCGCCAGCTTCTATTATATTTTGTGTGGTTCCGGGATTTTCTTTCAAACTAATTTTTTCCAACGCTTGCATCACATCTGAATTTCCATAATAATAAATAAATAAAAATACTGCGGCTATTGCACCACCAATAAATACAGTAATAACGCCAGCACCTAGTCCTTCAGTAATTCGCATGGGTCTGCCAGCAAATTTGCGACGGTGTTCCAGTATTGCTAATACAATAGGAACCAATACCATCAATAAGTTTAGTATATTATAATTGCCATCGAGGCTATGATTGTCTTCTATAGTTTTGCGTGTGGTGAAATATAAATATATAATAAGCAATACACCCATTGCCAGGCCAAATTTTATAGCGGTACCTAGGGGTGATATTAATGCTGGTTTTTCTTCGCTCATGCTTTATTTGATTTTAAAAGTTTGTGGAATGCCGCAGCAATTAATGAAGTAATGATACCTGGAAGCAAACAACCCATGAATGAGAAAAATGCCATTGGCATGGGGCCATTCATCATTTGTAAAATCTCTTTCCCTTTTTCAAAATCTTCCTCACGCATTTCACCTTTGTCTACTTTCTTCTCCATAGCTTTCATGCCCTCACGCATAATTTCATCAATTTTTTCAGGATTTATTTTGAAATAAAAGTATGTAAATGCTGCTACTATTATAGAAAACCAAAGTACTGTGAGCAATGAGGTTAGGAATGCTTTGCCATAGCTAATTTCTCCACCCAAATTTTTATCGCGGTGTATTTTAATGGCCGCCAAACCAAAACCTAAAATAATAAAATATTGTATATAACTATATATTTTATTACCTTCCATGTTACCGGTCCATATAAATATATAATTATATATTAACATGAACACACCCAAAATTCCACCAACTATTAAAGTAGTTTTTAATGGACTTGCACTTTCTTCTTGTATATAGTTTTCTTCACTCATAAATTTATTTGATACTGGTTAAGGCTGCAAAGATAAGCCATTTGCAATGCGTCTTTGTTCGGCAACTTGTTAGCAATATGGGTGGTATCCAAATCGCCTTTAAAGAATAGGAGGATGGGCAGTAAATAGGGGTGCATGGGGTCTTCTTCCTCTATACTATTGGCTGCTTTTATAATATCATCCACCTCTTCATCCACCATTTCTTGTAGCTCGATTAACGATGCATAAATTTCATGCTCTTCACTAAAGCCATCTTCTTGGGTCAATAAGAATTCATCCAGAAAATCTTCCAAAGATGCTTCCATTTCATCATGTTTGCACTCATCAATATATAATAATAAATTGAGAAGTTCGGTGCCACGGTCCAAAGTATTTTCTTCTATTTCAATCCATTCAGCACTTTCAAAATAATCAGGGTCGAACCTGTTCGCATCCACCGATAAAAAATGCACCATCAATAAATCGAAAACTGCCTCTTGCAATTCTATATATTGTGGATGGCGGGAAAATATTTCATCGAGTTTTTTTACTTTATCTTCAAATCCCATTTCTAGTGCGAGGGATTTTTGCAACTCATCAACCAATATATGATAATCATTGGGAAGTTTTTTTACAGAAGCATATCCTTCAAATAGTCCGTTTAGGGCGGCATTGATTGAGCTGTTAGTTTGGGTCATTATGTTTTTAATTTTTTCTTTTTGGCCGAAGGGAATAATACATTGTTCAATATAAGTCTATATCCGGGTGAATTTGGGAACAATGATATATCGGTAGGAGGGTCGCTCACCAGATGTTGATAGTCTTCTGGATCGTGGCCCCCATAAAAAGTCCAAGTTCCTTTGCCGTAGTCGCCGTGCAAATATTTGGCCTCGCCCATCGACTTATTTTCGCCCATTACAACCACGGTGTTTTTTATAAATTCTTTGTGAAAAGCAGTTGTCTGTCCCATAAAACCTTTCACTATTTTGGTATGATCCTGGCACAACATGGTAGGTACTACATCGCTTTTTGCAGAGAAATCGAACAAGGTAAAATAATCTTCTTCTTCACGCACATTTCGCATTTCTGGTCGGCAGTCTATACTTGAGTATTCATAAGTATACGGGTCTTTGAGCAAGGTGAATTTCTCGAAAGCAAAAGTATTGGTAAAATTAAGTTTGGCATCGGCATTGGGGTTTGAGCCATCGCCATCAAACACACTCTCGCATATATCAACACCATCGGCGGCAAGGGCTATATCATAACTATCGGTTGCACTGCACATGGCAAATAAGTAGCCGCCGCCCATCACAAAATCACGAATTTTTTTGGCTACTGCCAACTTAAGTACAGATACTTTTGCAAAACCATGTTTGGCTGCTGTGGCTTCCGATTCTCGCACTTCGGCTTGGTACCATGCCGCGGTGTGAAATGAGCCATAAAATTTTCCATACTGCCCGGTAAAATCTTCGTGGTGCAAATGGAGCCAATCGTAAGTAGGTAATTTACCATCCAATACTTCATCATCAAAAACTACATCATAAGGAATTTCTGCATACTTCATCACCATGGTAACTGCATCATCCCAAGGTTGTTTGGTTTTGGGCGAGTATACCGCCACTTTAGGTGCTTTATATAGTTTCACCACTTCCATGTTTTGGTCGGGTTGTGCTATTTCTTCGCGTATACCTTGCGATTGAGCATCCGTAATTTTTTGATAAGTGATGCCGCGTAGTTTACATTCTTTTTCAAAAGTTTCGGTATAGGCAAACATAAAACTTCCACCTTTATAATTGAGCAACCACTCAGCCTCCACACTTTTGGCAAGCACCCAATAAGTAATGCCATACGATTTGAGGTGGTCTTTCTGGGTGTCGTCCATAGGGATAAAAATGAACGAAGCGTGAGCCCTCATTATTATAATAGTTGTAATGATGAGGAGATAAAATTTCTTCATATTGGGTTTACGTTTTTTAAAGGCCAAAGGTTGCAATTACTACTCCAAAAATAAACTAAAAAACTTGGCTTGCAATGGCTTTTGTGGCTTCACTCTGACCCATGGTATAATAGTGCAGCACGGGAACCTTTGCCTCCTTCAATTCCTTCGACTGTTTAATAGCCCATTCAATTCCAATTTGTTTTACGGCTTTATCGTCTGTGGCTTTTTCTACCTCGTTTGCCAATTCTTCAGGAATATCTATGGCAAATATTTTTGGTAGTATACTTAATTGTTTCTTGGTGGTCAATGGTTTCAGTCCTGGGATGATTGGTATCTGAATATCCATTTCTTTGCACTTGGCCACAAATTCAAAATATTTACTGTTGTCGAAAAACATTTGCGTAACAGCATAACGTGCTCCTGCCTCCACTTTTCGTTTCAAAAAATTAAGGTCTGAAGTCATATTGGGTGCTTCAAAATGTTTTTCGGGATAGCAGGCCACGCCGGTACAAAAATCTGTAGGAAAAGGATTGGTAAGCTCTTGATCCAAATAAATCCCGTTATTCATATTGATGACTTGCTGTATCAACTCCAAAGCATTTTTATTGCCGTCGGGCTCGGCGTAGAACTGTGGATCGTTTTTAATACTGTCGCCGCGTAAGGCCAGCACATTTTCTATTCCTAAGAAATGGAGGTCAATCAATGCATTCTCGGTTTCCTCTTTGCTGAAACCTCCACATATAATATGGGGCACCGCTTCCACTTTATAGCGGTTCATGATGGCTGCACAAATAGCTACCGTGCCTGGACGTTTGCGGGTAGAAATTTTATCGAGCCCTCCATCGAGGCGTTTACGGTAAATATACTCCTCACGATGGTAGGTTACATCCACAAAAACGGGCTTAAATTCCATTAATGGGTCAATACCGTTGTAAATACTGTCGATGCTTTTACCTTTCAAAGGTGGCAAAATCTCTATGGAAAACAGCGTTTCTGTAGCGTTCTCGATGTATTGGGTTATTTTCATCTCACGGCAAAATTAAGCATTTGCATTCGGTTCAGATAAATATTTAAAAATCATTTGCCTTATTTGTTTTATCGTGTTACTTTTGCAGCCCTTTTATTGAGGGTAAATAAATTAACAATACAGACATGAAAGCAGTAGCATTATTTGGTAACAAAAGAGAAACCACCGGCAAACGCGGTTCAAAAGATTTGCGTAACACAGGTAAAGTGCCTTGTGTACTTTATGGAGGCGATCAAAAAGAACCTTTACATTTTTATATGTATGCTTCCGATTTTAAAGACATCGTATACACGCCCAATACTTACAAAGCCAAGTTGGATGTGGATGGTGAAATATACAATGCCATTATCCAACAAGTACAATACCATCCTGTTAATGATACGATTATCCATGTCGATTTCTTAGCCGTTTCCGACGACAAGCCAGTTACCATGCAAATACCGGTGAACATAACAGGCAATTCGCCAGGTGTGCGTGCAGGAGGTAAAATGGTGAAGAAAATTCGTAAAATGACTTTGCGTGGTCTTATCAAAGACTTCCCCGATTTTGTAGAAGTTAAAATTGATGCCCTTGAGTTAGGCAAATCAATCAAAGTACAAGATATCAACTTGCCAGGCATCACCATTCTTGATGCTCCAGCCAATGCTATTGTGAGTGTAACCGTAACACGTTCTACCAAGCAAGAAGCTGCCGCTACTCCAGGCAAATAATAAAAATAATAATGAAATTTAAAACGCTGCCTTTAATCAGGTAGCGTTTTTTTTGTCGTATGCACAACGTCATTGAGACTCCGCAAGCTTGCGGGGTTCCAACGTGGCAATCTCGTTGATTCCGAAAGTACTAAATTTGTCAACTTTGTTTGCATCCACGCGGGCAAAGTTGTCAAATCTCCCTTTCTTTTTAAAGATTAACTTCGTCAAATTAAAATATTCTTCACATTGAAGCAATTCGCCGCGACGAACAGAATGACGTTGTGGGAATAATCCTGTAATTTGCAACCCCAAAACCTATGAGTTTTTTATCTAAAATATTTGGCAAAAGCAAGTCAGCAGAACTACCTGCCGATTTTGTAAACCCCATCAAGGTCGACCTACATAGTCATTATCTGCCGGGTATCGATGATGGCGTACAAGAGGTAGCTGAGTCGATAGAAATATTGAAGATATTGGAAAGTAAAGGTTATACCAAAGCCATTACCACGCCCCATGTGATGAGCGATTTTTATAAGAATTCGCCCGAAATTATCAATACCAAATTGGAAATGGTGCGTGAGGAAATGCAGAAGGCAGGACTCACTATAAAACTGGAAGCAGCAGCCGAGTATTATGTCGATGATAATTTTATCAGCAAAGTTTTAGCTCATAATATACTCTCCTTTGGTAAAGAAAAATATGTATTGATTGAGACAGGCTTCTTGGATATGCCCATGAATTTGCTTAGTGCCATTTTCGAACTTAAAACTTCAGGCTATATACCTGTGTTGGCTCATCCTGAACGTTACCAATATTTTATTCCCGGTTCCGATAATTATGAGCAAATTGTGGCAAGTGGTGTTTTGTTTCAAATGAACTTATTATCTATTATTGGGTATTATAATCCACAAGCCAAAAAAGTAGCCGAGCACTTAATTCAAAACCAAATGGTGAATTTTGTGGGCGGCGATACACATAATATGAAACACCTATGGTTGGTGCAGGAGAAAGCCGTGAAGCATCCTTTATATGGCAAGTTGGTGGAGTTGCCTTTGTTGAATAATAGTTTGTGATATTACTTCTTCTCCAAATTTTTCTGCTTAACTTTATTCGCTTGCGACAATTGCTGCAACGCACGTTTTCTATATTCATTGCCTACGCCCGACAAGGCTTGCTGCTTGCGAGACATCAAATCAGTAGTTTGTTTGAAACTTTCTTCATAGCCCAACCAGCCTTTGGCTTTTTTAGAGTTTTTCCTAATCAAGCCAAAAGGGTTTTTAAGGGTACTAAATAAATAATACCAATTCTTAAACTAAAATAGTTCTCCGCCTGTGGCGGATTTAGTTTGGAGAATGGTAATGCCGAACTACATCCCGAAAGCCCCGCTTAATCATGATAATTATCGGGATGCGGGGGAATTAGTCCCTTTCTTTTGGACTATTGTATATTGAGTTTCGGTATTCCTGTGCACAAACACAATATGAAAAAAGTATAAAAGCGAAAAGTATATATGTCCTTTTGAGCATTTTTATTGCAATTGTTTTGTTAATCGGGACACCAACAATATATGATTTTATTTTTCCTGTAAAAACGCTGGGAAAGAACTACTCCTTCACCACTTTAATTCTCTCTACTCTTTCACCTTCATTAATTTCCAATATATAAATTCCCCTAGCATATCCACTTAAATCCATATTGAAATTATCTCCTGATAGATTTGATTTCTGTATTATCAGTTGCCCTGTTATATTATAAAGTTTGATGGTAGCATTGATAAGTTTTTTGCTTGCTTGAATATTAATTTGACCATTCGTAGGATTTGGAAAAACACTATACTTTGTATGATATACATTTTCGATCCCTATTTGATTTATATTTGCAATATTTGATTTAGTAGAACTATAGGAATATGTTTTTTGTGATGGAGCACAACCCTGCAGATTTACCACTTCTATCTGGTAATAAAGGTTTCCTGTAGGGGGATTAACATCTGTATATGAATTTAAATTACTGGCAATTGTTGTTAGTAAACTTAGTCCAGCACTGCTTGTTCCTCGATAAATATTATAAGATGCAAACTGAATGCCTTCATAATGCGACCATATCAAATTCCAATTATTTCCTTGCCCTTTATTTATAGTTAAATGTATTGTTTTATGATAATCACTCGCCAAAGTAGTAATTCCGCACGTGTCAATGGCTTGTAATTTATATCTGTTTGCTTGCACATCGGGATTACTTGCAGTATCCACAAAAGTAGAAAATGCAGCATAAGGTACTTTGCCTATTGTATTATATATATTGGCTTGCGATGTTTCTTTTAAAATTACGAAGGAATCTATAGAACCTGCATTTGCTTTTTCCCATATAACAATATTTTTATTGGTGCTACTATCCACACTTACTAAGCAAATGGGCGGTGGGGAAATAAATGAAGCATTGAGTGAGAATGTGTCTGATAGAGCCTTACAGCCATTGCTATCCACTACTTGCACAAAGAAATTTCCTGAGTTATTTATATAAGTTTGATAAGAAGTTGCTCCGTTATTCCAGTTATAAGTGCTATAAGAACTATTTACATATAATTCTACAGAACCTCCCGTGCAAAATACCAAACTACCCTTATGGTATATGATAGGTTTTGGAGTGGGTTTGTAGAAGTCAACATTAGCTATATTAGAGGTTAAGGGGCAATTACTATCTGTAACTATAACTGAATATTTTCCAGAAGTATATGCATAAATAAAACTATCCGTGGCCCCTTGTATTTTTATACCACCGAGCAGCCATTGATAACTATAGGTGGGTGCTGAAATGCAAAATAAATATATAGAATCTCCTGAGCATTTATTCGTAATATTGGTTTGGATAATTTGAGCAGTATGTGTGCAAGTAACGCCACCCGAGCAATATATCCACCCTTGCTTATATAATGTATCAGTACATCCCGTAGTATTATTTTGTGCAATTAATGTTATATCATAATACCCATTTGTTTGATAGGTATGTTTTGGAGGATTTGTTCCCACATAATAAGTTCCATCACCAAAAACCCAGGTAAATGTATAGCTATTTTTACTGGGAGTAGTATTTAAAAACTGTACGTCAAAGGGTGGTGTGGTAAATACTTGTGTGTTTTGGGTAAATGAAAGATTGAAGTTTGTTGGTTGAATAGTGAGGCGTAAAGTTATAATACTATCACAACCCAAAGTATTACTTACAGTATCATAATATATACCCGATGTAGTTATCGTGTTCCCCTTGAAACTATAGCTACCACAGGCTGTGTCGAAGATTGTGCTCCCACTGCTATTATTGATTGTGAGGTTTAAAGTGATTATACTATCACAACCTTTTGCATTCGTTAAGGTATCATAATAAACACCCGATGCAGCAAGTGAATTCCCACTAAAAGAGTATTTATCGCAAGCTGTTTTTGTAAGTGTATTATAACTACTTTGTATAATAGTTAAGTTTAAAGTGATTATACTATCGCACCCCAAATAATTTTTTAATGTATCATAATATACACCTGAACTTGAAATTGTATTTCCGCTAAATGTATAGGAATTACAGGAAGTTTTTGTGATGGTGGTGAAGTTTGAATTAACTGAAATTTTCACGGAATCTAATTTTGCACATCCGGTAGACGTGATTGTTTCTGTTAAATAGTATGTAGTATTAACATTAGGAGCTACAACAGGGTTAGCTAAATTAGAAGTATAACCAAGTGGATTAGAAGTCCATGAATATGTATTTCCATTGACCGCAGAGGAGCCAATATATGCAGAATCTCTAATGCATATTATTTTATTGGAACCGACATTTGCGGAGGGTAGCGGGTTTACAATAACAGTGATTGCCCTAGGGCTTACACTTCTTATGCAAATACTGTCAAGTGCATAAAATGTAGTTGTTTGATTTAAAGTTTTAGTATTATAATAATTCCCTGTATCTAAAAAAGTGTTGCAACTTGAATCACTATACCATATAATTAATCCTTTTCCTACTACATGTAGTTTTGTTTTATTATTTGCACATATTGTTAATGATGATTTAGGTGTGCTATCTGTGGGAATAGAGGGAGCAAGACAATTCGTATTACACATATAGCTAGTTCTGGAAACTTTGGTGCCGTCACCAAGTTCTCCCTGGTCATTACTTCCAACACCGCAAAACAAACTTCTACTTGATTTCAGCCCCATCGTATGATTTGACCCACCTTTAACACTAACCCAGTTTTTATCAGTTCCTATATGAACCGGCTTAAGCCGAGCCGTCGTGCTTCCATCACCTAGCTGTCCATCATCATTCGCACCCCATGACCAAAGCGTGCCATCGGTTTTTAAACCATGTGAACTTGACGCAAAAGCTGCACTAGTAGCTATACTTAGCCAATAACTTTCTTTACCTACTTGAAGAGGGCTTGTTCTGTCTTTTGTAGTCGAATCACCCAATTGTCCACCATTGTTCCGTCCCCAAGCCCAAAGTGTTCCTGATGCTTTTAAGCATATAGTATGTGCATCAGTGCCAACTATGCTTATCCAGTCATTATTTGTACCAATTTGAATTGGGTACTTTCTCCCTCCTGTTGTAGAATCGCCCAATTCCCCATAACCATTAGAACCCCAACCCCATAGTGTTCCATCTGCTTTTAGGCCATGTCCGTGCCCCATACCTTGATAACTATTTCCGCCAACACTAATGCTGACCCAATTATTCGCAGTTCCTATTTTTGTAGGTATAAGTTTACGTGCATTTGAGCTATCTCCAAGTTGATAAGCATCATTTTGTCCCCATCCCCATAAGGTTCCATCTGATTTTAATGCATGCGAATGAGTTTCAGTGGAAGCAACGCTTACGTAATCTTTGTCTACTCCAATTTGAATAGGATATGAAATATTGTTAATATTAGAATCACCCAAAGCAGCACCCCGACCCCATGCCCATAAACTTCCATTTGACTTTAGTGCAAACCCACATATCGTACTCGCTGAAATAC
Protein-coding regions in this window:
- a CDS encoding 50S ribosomal protein L25/general stress protein Ctc, producing the protein MKAVALFGNKRETTGKRGSKDLRNTGKVPCVLYGGDQKEPLHFYMYASDFKDIVYTPNTYKAKLDVDGEIYNAIIQQVQYHPVNDTIIHVDFLAVSDDKPVTMQIPVNITGNSPGVRAGGKMVKKIRKMTLRGLIKDFPDFVEVKIDALELGKSIKVQDINLPGITILDAPANAIVSVTVTRSTKQEAAATPGK
- a CDS encoding thiol-disulfide oxidoreductase DCC family protein; translated protein: MDFEIGQMVNNEHIILFDGVCNLCNTMVQFVIKRDPKAKFKFASLQSESGQAILKKFNLPVNDFNSFVYIQGEQCYLRSSAALRVAKELGGAWKLFYAFIIIPKFIRDFFYNMIAKRRYSMFGKQDSCMIPTSELKSRFLE
- the metF gene encoding methylenetetrahydrofolate reductase [NAD(P)H], coding for MKITQYIENATETLFSIEILPPLKGKSIDSIYNGIDPLMEFKPVFVDVTYHREEYIYRKRLDGGLDKISTRKRPGTVAICAAIMNRYKVEAVPHIICGGFSKEETENALIDLHFLGIENVLALRGDSIKNDPQFYAEPDGNKNALELIQQVINMNNGIYLDQELTNPFPTDFCTGVACYPEKHFEAPNMTSDLNFLKRKVEAGARYAVTQMFFDNSKYFEFVAKCKEMDIQIPIIPGLKPLTTKKQLSILPKIFAIDIPEELANEVEKATDDKAVKQIGIEWAIKQSKELKEAKVPVLHYYTMGQSEATKAIASQVF
- a CDS encoding glycosyltransferase family 2 protein, translating into MDISIIVPVYNEDESLPELSAWIKRVLDEHKHTYEVIMVDDGSTDKSWEVINKLHQENNHIKGIQFRRNYGKSAALNVGFHHAAGKVVVTMDADLQDSPDELPELYTMIMEGGFDLVSGWKAKRYDPITKTIPTKLFNWATRKMSGIELHDFNCGLKAYKHEVVKNIEVYGEMHRYIPVIAKWAGFKKIGEKEVVHQARKYGVTKFGLSRFMNGFLDLLSIFFVGKFGKRPMHFFGFMGGISFLIGFALTIKLIWDKVSASIRGYSDVRDIVDKPLFYLALTAIIIGVQLFLAGFIGELVSRNSTDRNYYALKEKLGV
- a CDS encoding DUF4199 domain-containing protein, whose amino-acid sequence is MSEEKPALISPLGTAIKFGLAMGVLLIIYLYFTTRKTIEDNHSLDGNYNILNLLMVLVPIVLAILEHRRKFAGRPMRITEGLGAGVITVFIGGAIAAVFLFIYYYGNSDVMQALEKISLKENPGTTQNIIEAGDFKKAILACLSFYMLTFMVGFILSLISSLFLFKRKA
- a CDS encoding asparagine synthetase B, which codes for MKKFYLLIITTIIIMRAHASFIFIPMDDTQKDHLKSYGITYWVLAKSVEAEWLLNYKGGSFMFAYTETFEKECKLRGITYQKITDAQSQGIREEIAQPDQNMEVVKLYKAPKVAVYSPKTKQPWDDAVTMVMKYAEIPYDVVFDDEVLDGKLPTYDWLHLHHEDFTGQYGKFYGSFHTAAWYQAEVRESEATAAKHGFAKVSVLKLAVAKKIRDFVMGGGYLFAMCSATDSYDIALAADGVDICESVFDGDGSNPNADAKLNFTNTFAFEKFTLLKDPYTYEYSSIDCRPEMRNVREEEDYFTLFDFSAKSDVVPTMLCQDHTKIVKGFMGQTTAFHKEFIKNTVVVMGENKSMGEAKYLHGDYGKGTWTFYGGHDPEDYQHLVSDPPTDISLFPNSPGYRLILNNVLFPSAKKKKLKT
- a CDS encoding DUF4199 domain-containing protein, producing the protein MSEENYIQEESASPLKTTLIVGGILGVFMLIYNYIFIWTGNMEGNKIYSYIQYFIILGFGLAAIKIHRDKNLGGEISYGKAFLTSLLTVLWFSIIVAAFTYFYFKINPEKIDEIMREGMKAMEKKVDKGEMREEDFEKGKEILQMMNGPMPMAFFSFMGCLLPGIITSLIAAAFHKLLKSNKA
- a CDS encoding CpsB/CapC family capsule biosynthesis tyrosine phosphatase, with product MSFLSKIFGKSKSAELPADFVNPIKVDLHSHYLPGIDDGVQEVAESIEILKILESKGYTKAITTPHVMSDFYKNSPEIINTKLEMVREEMQKAGLTIKLEAAAEYYVDDNFISKVLAHNILSFGKEKYVLIETGFLDMPMNLLSAIFELKTSGYIPVLAHPERYQYFIPGSDNYEQIVASGVLFQMNLLSIIGYYNPQAKKVAEHLIQNQMVNFVGGDTHNMKHLWLVQEKAVKHPLYGKLVELPLLNNSL
- a CDS encoding T9SS type A sorting domain-containing protein; the protein is MKKISTLFLLAIILLCSLYTTAQINRRNTKKTVPYRANYQRLSVGCSADHGFEIREGTLWGWGNNDSSQLGDGTNINRKTAIQIGTDDKWVSISVGLTHTLGLKADGTLWAWGYNAYGELGDGTKQTFRRTPIQIGNDSSWISITTGQHFSLGLKADGRLWTWGINNYGQLGDGTDTNRLSPTLIVADSNWVAISAGSFFSHAIKADGTLWGWGNNVYGSVGDGTDTTRKKPVQIGNDNSWVTLSSGGGQTLAIKADGTLWSWGINTYGEVGNGNTNHIYSPVQIGSDNNWVYIYAGFYHSLALKSCGTLWAWGNNSWGAVGDSTSTDRHSPVQIGSDSNWVSVAGGNFHSFGLKANGIIWSWGYNNYGQLYDSTDTVRIIPTLTKSYILSEWISISAGGTFTLGLKSDGTLWAWGCNNGGTLGDSTSINRDRPVQIGKANNWTSISASTICGFALKSNGSLWAWGRGAALGDSNINNISYPIQIGVDKDYVSVASTETHSHALKSDGTLWGWGQNDAYQLGDSSNARKLIPTKIGTANNWVSISVGGNSYQGMGHGHGLKADGTLWGWGSNGYGELGDSTTGGRKYPIQIGTNNDWISIVGTDAHTICLKASGTLWAWGRNNGGQLGDSTTKDRTSPLQVGKESYWLSIATSAAFASSSHGLKTDGTLWSWGANDDGQLGDGSTTARLKPVHIGTDKNWVSVKGGSNHTMGLKSSRSLFCGVGSNDQGELGDGTKVSRTSYMCNTNCLAPSIPTDSTPKSSLTICANNKTKLHVVGKGLIIWYSDSSCNTFLDTGNYYNTKTLNQTTTFYALDSICIRSVSPRAITVIVNPLPSANVGSNKIICIRDSAYIGSSAVNGNTYSWTSNPLGYTSNLANPVVAPNVNTTYYLTETITSTGCAKLDSVKISVNSNFTTITKTSCNSYTFSGNTISSSGVYYDTLKNYLGCDSIITLNLTIIQSSYNTLTKTACDKYSFSGNSLAASGVYYDTLTNAKGCDSIITLNLTINNSSGSTIFDTACGSYSFKGNTITTSGIYYDTVSNTLGCDSIITLRLTIQPTNFNLSFTQNTQVFTTPPFDVQFLNTTPSKNSYTFTWVFGDGTYYVGTNPPKHTYQTNGYYDITLIAQNNTTGCTDTLYKQGWIYCSGGVTCTHTAQIIQTNITNKCSGDSIYLFCISAPTYSYQWLLGGIKIQGATDSFIYAYTSGKYSVIVTDSNCPLTSNIANVDFYKPTPKPIIYHKGSLVFCTGGSVELYVNSSYSTYNWNNGATSYQTYINNSGNFFVQVVDSNGCKALSDTFSLNASFISPPPICLVSVDSSTNKNIVIWEKANAGSIDSFVILKETSQANIYNTIGKVPYAAFSTFVDTASNPDVQANRYKLQAIDTCGITTLASDYHKTIHLTINKGQGNNWNLIWSHYEGIQFASYNIYRGTSSAGLSLLTTIASNLNSYTDVNPPTGNLYYQIEVVNLQGCAPSQKTYSYSSTKSNIANINQIGIENVYHTKYSVFPNPTNGQINIQASKKLINATIKLYNITGQLIIQKSNLSGDNFNMDLSGYARGIYILEINEGERVERIKVVKE